A section of the Trichomycterus rosablanca isolate fTriRos1 chromosome 6, fTriRos1.hap1, whole genome shotgun sequence genome encodes:
- the med8 gene encoding mediator of RNA polymerase II transcription subunit 8, with product MQQREEKQLEASVESLISRVAHLKNSLQSFIFKLESEYDRLSWPSVLDNFALLSGQLNTINKLLRNEKTPSYRNQVIIPLLLSRDRDEELAKLTEMRVPVFSHEIVPDHLRTKPDPEVEEQEKQLSADAARIGPEVAQKQIQTLNKLCSSLLEKLNNPRDDRDAENAALRQNKPWFNPADTNALVAAVGFGKGLSKCRPPAPVAPGHPGQAMMTGGPTLQQVTIAGASSHQAGIGGAVAQQAPGQPGKIPSSIKTNIKSAAASMHPYNR from the exons CAACGAGAAGAGAAGCAGTTGGAGGCGTCCGTCGAGTCTCTGATCTCTCGAGTTGCACATTTGAAGAATTCTCTGCAGAGTTTTATCTTTAAACTGGAGAGCGAATACGACCGACTGTCATG GCCCTCCgtgctggacaattttgcacTTTTATCTGGGCAGCTAAACACCATCAACAAGTTGCTTCGTAATGAGAAGACCCCGTCCTACAGGAACCAGGTCATCATCCCCCTCCTGCTGTCACGCGACCGAGACGAGGAGCTGGCC AAACTGACGGAGATGCGAGTGCCCGTGTTCAGCCACGAGATCGTGCCGGACCACCTGAGAACAAAACCCGACCCAGAAGTAGAGGAGCAGGAGAAACAGCTGAGTGCAGATGCAGCGAGGATCGGACCTGAAGTCGCTCAG AAACAGATTCAGACTCTGAACAAACTCTGCTCGAGTCTTTTGGAGAAGCTGAACAACCCTCGAGATGACCGAGATGCAGAAAATGCAG CGTTACGTCAGAACAAACCCTGGTTTAACCCCGCCGACACCAATGCCCTGGTGGCAGCAGTCGGTTTCGGAAAGGGCCTGTCCAAGTGCAGACCACCCGCTCCGGTGGCTCCCGGGCATCCGGGACAAGCCATGATGACGGGGGGACCGACGCTGCAGCAGGTCACCATCGCCGGAGCTTCTAGCCATCAGGCGGGCATCGGCGGAGCAGTGGCGCAGCAGGCACCCGGCCAGCCTG GGAAAATTCCAAGCAGCATTAAGACAAATATCAAGTCGGCAGCAGCTTCAATGCATCCTTACAACCGATAA